One Aegilops tauschii subsp. strangulata cultivar AL8/78 chromosome 2, Aet v6.0, whole genome shotgun sequence genomic window, AGTGGGATGCGTTGATCTGCTGAATCAAGAAGATCAAGTCCTCCCGGGCAAGGCGAACCTTAACGCACGTGCATTCTACTACTTAGGAGTAGAGATTGATTTGTAGTAATCATATAAGATCACTTTAGATAGATAGATTGATTGACAAGCCAGGGAAAAATCTGTTTTGAATATAGATTGATTGATTTTGTCCTCTCCCCGCCTAAATAGGGTTGCAAGAAAAGCTCGAGGCTCGTGAGCCGCTCGAGATCGACTCGTATTTTAGCTCGACTCGAAAAGAAATTAGCTGAGTGATatgtctctaacgtatctataatttttgattgtttcatgctattatattatctattttggatgtttaataggctttattatgcacttttatattatttttgggactaacctattaaccgaaggcccaatgcaaattgttgttgtttttttgcctatttcagtgttccgcagaaaaggaatattaaacggaatccaaacggaatgaaaccctcgcgaggatcgtttttggaacaaacgcaatccaggagatttgaagtggacgtcaaggaagcaacgaggcggccacgaggtaggagggcgcgcccagggggtaggcgcgcccccacccttgtgggcccctcgtggctccaccggcCTACTTCtctcgcctatatatactcatatacacTGAAAACATCCGGGAGCACCACGTAACCCTATTTTCACTGCCGCAACCTTAtctacccatgagatcccatcttggggccttttccggcgctctgtcggagggggaatcgatcatggagggcttctacatcaacatcatagcctctccgatgatgtgtgagtagtttaccacagaccttcgggtccatagttattagctagatggcttcttctctctctttggatctcaatacaaagttctcgattctcttggagatctattcgatgtaattctttttgcggtgtgtttgtcgagatccgatgaattgtgggtttatgatcaagattatctatgaacaatatttgattcttctttgaattcttatatgcatgatttaatatcttcgcaagtctcttcgaattatcaatttggtttgacctactagattgatctttcttgcaatgggagaagtgcttagctttgggttcaatcttgcggtgtcctttcccagtggcagcaggggcagcaaggcacgtattgtattgttgccatcgaggataaaaagatggggtttatatcatattgcctcagtttatccctctacatcatgtcatcttgcctaatgcgttactctgttcttatgaacataatactctagatgcatgctggatagcggtcgatatgtggagtaatagtagtagatgcagaatcttttcggtctacttgtcacggacgtgatgcctatgttcatgatcatgcctagatattctcataactatgcgcttttctatcaattgctcgacagtaatttgttcacccaccgtagaatatgctatcttgagagaagccactagtgaaacctatggcccccgggtctattttccatcatattattttcctatcaactaGTTATTTATATcgttgtttattttgcaatctttactttccaatctatacaacaaaaatatttatcttattatctttatcagatctcacttttgcaagtgcccgtgaagggattgacaacctcttttatcgcgttggttgcaaggttcttgattgtttgggcaggtactagggacttgcgtgtagtctcctactggattgataccttggttctcaaaaattgaggaaaatacttacgctactttgctgcatcaccctttcctcttcaagggaaaaccaacgcatgctcaagaggtagcactgagTATTAACACTTTATGTAGCTTGATCGAGAAACGAGCCGATCTTGAGCCAACATTGGCTCGCTCAATTTTAGCTCGATAGCTCGATTATCATATAAGTATATTACATAACCTTCATATCTATTGCCAAGAATTAGGATCATTCATTTCCATATATGTTTTGTATGATTTTTTTCTGCACTTTACCTACTAGCAAACATGGAAATTAAGCATGGagaaaatttattctcatcacGTGGCCAACCGTGTGTTCAATATCTTGTTATTTTGGTCAAAGTTGGAGAGATGGCGCACCTTGGTCCCCTTTATCAGAGATCTCTTGTTATTAAATACTAGTCTTCACTTGAGAAAGAGTAAGTCGAATTTATAGTGATTTTTATGTTGTGTTGTGGCCTATCTTGCTTTAAAATTTTGCCTTAAAATGATTTTAAAAATCATCTTATTTAACTCGAAACTAGCTCGAGATCGACTCGAGATCGTTACAAGCTGAGGACGAGACACTTTCTGCCACTTGAACTTGAGCTTCACACATTTTGAGCTCGCTCAAATTTTATTATGAGTTGAGTTGGACCTAGGCCAACTCGCTCGAACTCGACTCGTGTGCAGCCCTACGCCCAAACAATGGAGGAAAGCGTGGCCAGGGAAAGATCTGTTTTAAATATAGATTGATTAGATTAGATAGATACATTATGAAAGCGTGGTGAGGGGTATATTAGGAAAGCGTGGGTCTTTTTGTGGTGTTTTTCTCCCTGGTTTTATGTCCACCGGTTTTGCAGGAGAGAAAAAAATTGGTGGGGTGGGATCGATTGGTGGAGGTATCGTTAGATGGGTGTGAGGGGTGACGAGATGAAACGACAACAGATTGCCTTTGTTCTGGTTAATCAGTGTTATACGAAGAAATGAAGCACGAAGTTCCCGAACAACGAAAAAAGAAATAACTAACGCATCAATGTGTATATAGCGACTTCAACAAATAACACATCAATATCTTTAATAAATCCCGGCATTCCGCAACAACTTGAGCTAGTACAGTTATAAAGCTAAGAAACACGGTAAATTTCATGGCCCTAATACGGGGACAGATCTGAGAACGACTCGATGCATCTCCACAATGTAACTAGGATGCGGCCACCTTGTTAACGGAGGCTACGTACCACCGCAGCGAGCTCGGTGTCATCGCGGCTCCTTTCTCGGCCCGACATCTTTGAATTCACCTCGCTCTTGATCTTGTCCGCCTCCTCCTGCTTCTCCCGCTTGTAACCGATGCACGCCCGGTGGCCGAGCCAGCCAGCGACGTAGCCGATCAGCACGGATAGCGTGAAGTGCGCCAACATCAGCAGCTGCAGGTTTAAACCGCGCACCAAGAGGTCGATGCAGCTGGCCGCTTTTAGAACGAAAGCTAATCGTTCGGGTCGAGAAGCACCGGCTGTTTGCTGGGATATGTGCAAACCTTAAATATCCCTTTGCCTGCAGGATCGATGCGTGCGGGACGCAAAGACCTATTACCACTTGTGCCGCAAGTAATTCATCATTATCGATCCGTGTAGAGTCTTcttttttgaaggaaatatgccctagaggcaataataaagttattatttatttccttatttcattaaatgtttattattcatgctagaattgtattaaccggaaacttgatacatgtgcgaatacatagacaaacagagtgtcactagtatgcctctacttgactagctcgtttaccATGTTTTTTTTGTATTTTATTGATGCCATTGTTCATAGAGTTCATATGAGCATGGGCTCAGAAATGGATATTCACACGGAATTTACCTTTTTTCGAAATCAAAAATAAAAAgacatctttttgcaaaatttggTGGCGCACTTGAAATCTCGTTTTGAAACTTTTAACATTTTAAAACACACTTAAAATGCATTTTTTTAAACAGATTCATGTGTACCCGACACATGACGTGCCTAATCTCATGTGACACTTCGTCCTGGCAGGTCTTTGTCGAATCATCTATCTCCATCTCCCCAAAGAAAACCTAATAATAATTTCCTAAAAAAGCTAATAATAATAACATTTTTGCTAAAACTCGGCTTTCGGTTTGCTTTCGGTTTGAGGGAATTCGGACATCCGGATTGGTCCACGGATCGATGGTATCATATTTGATTGTCTACATCCGGATGTATATGTGCATTTTGAGAGTGGGTTAAAAATGCCCTATATTGTTATGTACTTTCGATCTAAAATAAGCGTTTTTGTTTTGAACTAAAGTTGCGACACTTATTATGGATTCGAAAGGAGTACATaaagtagagatagagatggcAAATCTATAAGACATTTTTTCTTAGAAATGATTAGAGGCAAAATAACTGGCGCAAACATGATGAGATTCCCCCCTCAAAGGTCGAAGGGTTGGGGGTTCGGCTCTCCTGCTGGGATCCCTGCAAACACTATCGTGCAGGGCCAACGAGCGGCCAACACGTGGCCTGGTGGACCCCATCACTAAAACAACCAGCCCGTATCTCTCTAATTACAGAAAATCAGTAAAACTGCCTTTCTTTCTCGCGCGTATCAACAGATTGCCGCCAAAATCTCCAACATCCTTTCTCCTATCTATCTACTCCATTGTGGATCACACAGGAATAGATCAGGATCGATAGAGAATTGTCCTCTCACGTGGACCAGCATCTACGGTGTTCTTCGGCATGGAAGGAGCTCCTGCGACTTCATCCATAGGTTTGTTGTTGTGTCTTGAATCTGCAAATTATCAACACTCTCATCATATGGAGGAGACAAGATTAAACAAAAATAAAGGAAGAGCTTAATCTATGACATGCAAATTAATCCTTGAGACTTAGCTCCACGTACTTCATCTTTCATAGGTCTGTTTCTTGTGTCTTCTTTGCAATTGTAATGATAGAGATTATTGTATCTAAGAAAAAGGACAATGTTTTGCTAATGCTCCTATGAATACAGTGTGATATTTGGCAAAATATGTTGTCCCATCTTCAAGTGTTGTTCAGGTTTCGCTCCAACAGGACTCTGAATATCGTGTTTTGTTTTAACAAAACTGTGTCGTCCATGAACTAATTAGTATATGACATTTTTATGTTGTGTAGATCATGAGACCACGAATGTGGGAGAGGCAGGTCGAAACACAGATGATTATTACAGCAAAAGGTTGAAACCAGAGATAGGAATGGAATTTGAGAATGAAGATATAGCATATGAGTTTTATAATGCATATGCAGGACATGTAGGTTTCAGTGTCAGGAATTTTGGCATGATAAATCCTCAACGAATGTTATTCGAACGAAGAAATTTGTATGCTCAAAGGCAAGTTTCAAGGACAAGAGCAAGGAACAATGCCAGCGGAAGCGAGCAGATACAAGAGTTGGCTGTCTGGCAGAGATGACCATCAAAATAAGTGCTAACGGAAAATATGTTGTAAGCAGCTTGGAGGATGCCCATAATCATGAACTCGTAACTCCAAGCAAATCCCATCTACTGCGATCCCAAAGAAGAATTACAGAAGCTCAGAAGGCCCAGATTGACATATTGAATGATTCGGGTATTAGACCTAAATCTGGTCATGAAGTGATGAGTAGGCAAGCAGGGGGCCGACAAAGTCTTTGCTTCGGTCACAAAGATTATAAAAATTATCTCCGATCAAAGCGTATGCAATAAATCCAAGAAGGAGATACAGGTGCCATTCTTCAATACCTACAAGAGAAGCAAATGGAAAATCCTTCCTTTTTTATGCAATACAAGTAGATGAAGAGGATATGATGACCAATATATTCTGGGCAGATGCAAGATCAATATTAGATTATCACTACTTTGGTGATGTGGTATGCTTTGACACAACCTTTAAGACAAATAGTTATGGACGACCATTTGCCCCTTTTGTTGGTGTCAACCATCATAAACAAACAGTGGTTTTTGGAGCTGCATTATTGTACGATGAAGCAGCTGATACGTTTGAATGGTTATTTGAAACATTCAAAAGGGCTATGTCAGGAAAAGAACCAAAAACAATATTGACCGACCAATGTCCTTCCATTATTAGTGCCATTGACAAGGTTTTTACCAATTCAATACATCGTCTATGTGTGTGGCACATGTATCAGAATGCTGCAAAACATTTGAGTCATGTTTTCCAAGGTTCCAAGACATTTAAGAAAGATTTTGGTAAGTGTGTTTATGATTTTGAAGAAGTTGATGATTTCTTAGCAGGTTGGAATGATATGCTAGTGAAATATAATTTGGAAGACAATGACTGGCTACATAGATTATTCCAAAACAAGGAGAAGTGGGCTTTGGTTTATGGTCGACAGACCTTTTGTGCGGATATGAAATCTACGCAAAGAAGCGAGAGTATGAATGCACTATTGAAGCGATACTTGCATGTTCGGCTTGATTTATTAGATTTATTCAAGCACTATGAGAGGGCCGTGGATGATAGAAGGTATGCTGAAGTGGAAAGTGATTTCTATGCGAGTCAAACATCACCAAAAGTGCCACATGTGCAGATGTTGATTCAAACTTCCAAAGTATATACACCTGCTATGTTCGAGATATTTAAATAAAAATTTGACATGGTAATGGGATATTGTGTGTATGAAAGTGGTCGTACTGCCTCTATTTCTGAATTCAAGGTTAGCCATTCAGCTAGCCAAAATAGTCATACAGTGAAATTTGATCACGATGGATCAAAAGTTTCCTGCTCATGCAAAAAGTTTGAATTTATTGGGGTCTTGTGTCGTCATGCATTGAAGGTGTTGGACCACAACAATATTAAGGAGTTGGCACCTGAATATATCTTGAAAAGATGGACAAGGCAAGCAAAATCAGGGCCATCATATGCAATTCAAAAGTGCGCTGATGATGAAGATGTTAGAGTTGTGCTAGCTAGGCAGTATGGATCACTATGTCGCACTTACAACAACATTTCGAGCAAAGCAGCAGCAAACAAAGAGGCATATGCACTACTGCAAAGTATGTCAATAGAACTAATGGAAAAGGTGGACCAGATTTTACATGGAAGCAACCAGTCGAAAGATATACCATCAAATCATGAACAAGCTGAGAAACAAGCAGAGAACCAGCCAGTTGAATGCAACAATGAGAACGTTGTCCAAGCAAAAGGAATAaggagaaaagaaaaagaaaatagcAGTAAG contains:
- the LOC141041019 gene encoding protein FAR1-RELATED SEQUENCE 5-like produces the protein MTNIFWADARSILDYHYFGDVVCFDTTFKTNSYGRPFAPFVGVNHHKQTVVFGAALLYDEAADTFEWLFETFKRAMSGKEPKTILTDQCPSIISAIDKVFTNSIHRLCVWHMYQNAAKHLSHVFQGSKTFKKDFGKCVYDFEEVDDFLAGWNDMLVKYNLEDNDWLHRLFQNKEKWALVYGRQTFCADMKSTQRSESMNALLKRYLHVRLDLLDLFKHYERAVDDRRYAEVESDFYASQTSPKVPHVQMLIQTSKVYTPAMFEISGRTASISEFKVSHSASQNSHTVKFDHDGSKVSCSCKKFEFIGVLCRHALKVLDHNNIKELAPEYILKRWTRQAKSGPSYAIQKCADDEDVRVVLARQYGSLCRTYNNISSKAAANKEAYALLQSMSIELMEKVDQILHGSNQSKDIPSNHEQAEKQAENQPVECNNENVVQAKGIRRKEKENSSKRIKSGLELNKKNTQKKGQATTCKNRNGDCASASTEANPSFTMSNQYSNLQADATSFQQLLGLQPQ